The following are encoded together in the Glycine max cultivar Williams 82 chromosome 8, Glycine_max_v4.0, whole genome shotgun sequence genome:
- the LOC100527141 gene encoding NDPk domain-containing protein, with the protein MASQVCKSASRAARSLLSSRFHSQGRALGAAAAVSLSSKVPLFYGKNGSGNGSASSSSSSSWISGALALPAAAYMFQDQEVQAAELERTFIAIKPDGVQRGLISEIISRFERKGYKLVGIKVVIPKKEFAQRHYHDLKERPFFDGLCDFLSSGPVIAMVWEGQGVISYGRKLIGATDPQKSEPGTIRGDLAVVVGRNIIHGSDGPETAKDEIKLWFKPEELVSFTSNAEKWIYGAN; encoded by the exons ATGGCCTCACAGGTTTGCAAATCTGCTTCCAGAGCCGCGAGGTCCCTTCTATCCTCTCGTTTTCACTCTC AAGGACGTGCGCTTGGGGCTGCTGCGGCTGTTTCATTGAGCAGCAAAGTGCCTCTTTTTTACGGAAAGAACGGTTCTGGAAATGGATCcgcttcttcatcatcatcatcatcatggatTTCAGGAGCTCTTGCTCTTCCTGCCGCAG CTTACATGTTCCAAGATCAGGAGGTGCAGGCAGCTGAG CTGGAGCGCACTTTCATTGCCATTAAGCCTGATGGAGTGCAGAGAGGCCTG ATTTCTGAGATTATATCTCGTTTTGAGCGGAAAGGGTACAAGCTTGTGGGAATTAAAGTAGTGATTCCTAAAAAGGAATTTGCCCAAAGGCACTATCACGACCTGAAAGAAAGACCCTTCTTCGATGGGCTGTGTGATTTTCTAAGCTCTGGCCCTGTTATTGCAATG GTGTGGGAAGGACAGGGAGTTATTTCCTATGGCCGAAAGCTAATTGGAGCCACAGATCCACAGAAATCAGAACCTGGAACCATTAGGGGTGATcttgctgttgttgttggaaG AAACATCATCCATGGGAGTGATGGTCCAGAAACTGCCAAGGATGAGATTAAGTTGTGGTTTAAGCCAGAGGAGTTGGTTAGTTTCACTAGCAATGCAGAGAAGTGGATTTATGGTGCCAACTGA